One Candidatus Saccharibacteria bacterium RAAC3_TM7_1 genomic region harbors:
- a CDS encoding hypothetical protein (RAAC3_TM7_1_328) — translation MQPVSSDQSAATPQAPVSPSRADDGAVQWQAPEYLQRARTPLWYVSFWAAVIVLMGIAAFLIKSWSFVILVPVMAAALVIYSHRPPRQLNYVLSAKGLYINDQLHPLSEFRSFGVMQEESWPALVFIPVKRFRPGLTVYFPSENGEAIVDILGARIPMEELHLDAFDKIVRKLRM, via the coding sequence ATGCAACCAGTGTCGTCAGATCAGTCAGCGGCTACACCACAAGCACCCGTATCGCCTTCTCGGGCAGATGACGGGGCGGTTCAGTGGCAAGCACCTGAGTATTTGCAGCGTGCTCGCACGCCGCTTTGGTACGTTAGCTTTTGGGCGGCGGTAATAGTTCTGATGGGCATCGCTGCTTTTCTGATAAAATCGTGGTCGTTCGTCATCCTGGTACCGGTCATGGCCGCCGCACTGGTAATCTACTCACACCGGCCGCCTCGTCAGCTGAATTACGTCTTGAGCGCTAAAGGACTATATATCAACGACCAGCTCCACCCCCTGAGTGAATTCCGCAGTTTTGGCGTCATGCAGGAGGAGAGCTGGCCTGCACTGGTATTTATACCGGTCAAACGGTTCCGCCCTGGGCTTACCGTCTATTTCCCGTCGGAAAATGGTGAGGCTATCGTCGATATTCTCGGTGCGCGTATCCCGATGGAGGAGCTTCACCTCGATGCCTTCGACAAAATTGTTCGCAAGCTTCGTATGTAG
- a CDS encoding hypothetical protein (RAAC3_TM7_1_327) — protein sequence MKLYLSHASNFDYQTELYKPLKAAFMGKYEIYFPHDVENNGQNSKDIIATCDLVIAEVSRPSTGQGIELGWANAAGVPIICFHQENMKPSGAVKYVAKAMFSYTTTDSLVNELPKYLE from the coding sequence ATGAAACTCTATCTTAGTCACGCAAGCAATTTTGATTACCAAACGGAGCTTTATAAGCCGCTAAAAGCAGCTTTTATGGGTAAGTACGAAATATACTTCCCGCACGATGTTGAAAACAACGGTCAAAATTCGAAAGATATCATCGCCACATGTGATTTAGTCATCGCCGAGGTGTCTCGGCCATCAACCGGACAGGGAATCGAGTTGGGCTGGGCGAATGCCGCGGGCGTGCCTATAATTTGTTTCCATCAAGAAAACATGAAGCCATCGGGTGCGGTAAAGTACGTCGCCAAGGCAATGTTTTCGTACACTACGACCGATAGTCTGGTTAACGAGCTACCTAAGTATCTGGAGTAA